The proteins below come from a single Myxosarcina sp. GI1 genomic window:
- a CDS encoding CHAT domain-containing protein — protein MYIATRQWQSATTLIDLIYANIDKLSLSRPTVFARINLAKNAIDLQANNPVVGDRPLRAGFANRNPQIENLLQETLKQSRMLEDKRAEASTLGTLGYFYERQQQWSIARKFTEQALELSQAINATDISYQWQWQLGRLQKKQGDVAGAIAPYTEAVNNLQSLRSSLVAINPDAQFSFRESVEPVYRELVATLLDGTPSQAQLKQARETIESLQLAELENFFQEVCLTAKPKQIDDIDPTAAVIYPIILRDRLAVILSLPDRSLRYYSTYLPQAKIESTIENLYQSFNPVFSNQIRLQLSQQVYDWSIEPAEAELTKHEIKTLAFVLDGSLRNIPMAALYDGKQYAIEKYNIALTPGLQLLPPTSLKDNLKAVAGGISQSNQGFASPPGVQTELTEISSYLPTKLLLDSEFTEANLQTKLARINAPILHIATHGQFSSDPENTYILTWNDRVKVNEFETLLRNRQFTQINPLDLMVLSACQTAAGDKQAALGLAGVAVRSGARSTLATLWSVKDNSTTLLMNEFYQELVRSQSGLNKGEALRQAQLALIDSEDFDHPFYWAAFVLVGNWL, from the coding sequence TTGTATATTGCTACCCGACAGTGGCAGTCTGCAACTACTTTAATCGATCTGATTTACGCAAATATCGACAAATTATCCCTTAGTAGACCGACAGTTTTTGCCAGAATCAATCTAGCTAAAAATGCGATCGATTTACAAGCGAATAATCCTGTTGTTGGAGATCGCCCTCTGCGCGCTGGCTTCGCCAATCGCAACCCACAAATCGAAAATTTACTTCAAGAAACTCTAAAACAATCGAGAATGCTTGAAGACAAAAGAGCAGAGGCTTCAACTCTAGGCACTTTAGGATATTTTTACGAACGTCAGCAGCAATGGTCTATAGCTCGAAAGTTTACCGAACAGGCTCTCGAACTATCACAGGCGATTAACGCTACCGATATTAGCTATCAATGGCAATGGCAACTAGGTAGATTGCAGAAAAAACAAGGAGATGTTGCTGGCGCGATCGCACCCTATACTGAAGCTGTCAATAATCTACAATCGTTACGTAGCTCTTTAGTAGCCATAAATCCCGATGCTCAGTTTTCTTTTCGCGAAAGTGTCGAACCAGTGTATCGCGAATTAGTAGCAACTTTATTAGATGGCACTCCCTCTCAAGCACAACTCAAACAAGCCCGCGAGACAATTGAGTCGCTACAGTTAGCAGAACTAGAAAACTTTTTTCAAGAAGTGTGTCTGACAGCCAAACCCAAACAAATAGATGATATCGATCCGACTGCGGCGGTAATTTATCCAATTATCTTGCGCGATCGCCTGGCAGTTATTTTATCTTTACCAGACCGTTCCCTACGTTATTACTCTACTTATTTACCCCAGGCTAAAATTGAAAGTACCATAGAAAATTTATATCAATCTTTCAATCCAGTTTTTTCTAACCAAATAAGACTGCAACTATCCCAACAGGTTTATGATTGGTCGATCGAACCCGCAGAAGCAGAGTTGACCAAGCACGAAATTAAAACCCTTGCCTTTGTCTTGGACGGTAGTTTGCGAAATATACCTATGGCGGCATTATATGACGGCAAACAATACGCGATCGAGAAATATAATATTGCTCTGACACCTGGTTTACAATTATTGCCTCCAACCAGTTTGAAAGATAATTTAAAAGCAGTAGCTGGGGGAATTAGCCAGTCCAATCAAGGCTTTGCTTCGCCACCTGGAGTACAAACAGAATTGACCGAAATTTCAAGTTATTTGCCGACAAAGCTACTGTTAGATAGCGAGTTTACCGAAGCTAATTTACAAACCAAACTCGCTCGAATTAACGCACCTATACTTCATATTGCCACTCACGGACAATTTAGCTCCGATCCAGAAAATACTTATATCCTTACCTGGAACGATCGCGTTAAAGTTAATGAGTTTGAGACTTTACTTCGTAATCGTCAATTTACGCAAATAAATCCCTTAGACTTAATGGTTCTTAGTGCCTGTCAAACAGCCGCAGGAGACAAGCAGGCTGCTTTAGGTTTGGCAGGAGTAGCCGTCCGTTCTGGTGCTAGAAGCACCCTTGCTACTTTGTGGTCGGTCAAAGATAACTCTACTACTTTGTTAATGAACGAGTTTTATCAAGAGTTAGTGCGATCTCAATCGGGTTTAAACAAAGGAGAAGCGTTACGACAAGCTCAGTTGGCTTTGATTGATTCAGAAGATTTCGATCATCCTTTTTATTGGGCTGCTTTTGTTCTGGTAGGAAATTGGTTATAG
- a CDS encoding tetratricopeptide repeat protein codes for MIDFFRSCRFAVCLSLLTLTLTIAIPAISQPSTKETSVIKTTNDAVQLIDRGRTAYEAGKYTEAITAWQQAEQIYRQRGDRQNQAASLNYLSLAHQKLGRWQKAETYNSLSLKLLQENLSEVNFLVLAQALNTKGSLELAMGKAETALETWQQAAAIYESAGDKIGVIGSQLDRAQALQTLGLHRRAQNLLETLQQELEDRADPLLKAQVLHSLGNTLQTIGVLTVRKKF; via the coding sequence ATGATTGATTTTTTTCGCTCTTGCCGTTTTGCAGTTTGCCTGAGTTTGTTAACTCTAACTCTAACAATTGCTATTCCTGCAATTTCTCAGCCATCTACAAAAGAAACTTCGGTTATTAAAACGACAAATGATGCTGTACAGTTAATCGATCGAGGACGAACTGCCTATGAAGCAGGTAAATATACTGAAGCAATTACAGCTTGGCAACAAGCAGAGCAAATTTATCGGCAAAGGGGCGATCGCCAAAATCAAGCGGCGAGTTTAAACTATCTTTCCCTGGCACATCAAAAGTTGGGACGGTGGCAAAAAGCAGAAACCTATAACTCTCTTAGTTTAAAACTCTTACAAGAAAATTTGTCTGAAGTAAATTTTCTTGTTTTAGCCCAGGCTTTAAATACCAAAGGCAGTTTAGAACTAGCTATGGGTAAAGCGGAAACTGCTCTGGAAACTTGGCAGCAGGCGGCAGCTATCTATGAAAGTGCTGGCGATAAAATTGGAGTGATTGGCAGCCAACTCGATCGCGCTCAGGCTCTACAAACTTTAGGCTTACATCGGCGAGCGCAAAACCTGCTAGAAACATTGCAGCAAGAGTTAGAAGATCGAGCTGACCCCTTATTAAAAGCACAGGTATTACATAGTTTGGGAAATACTTTACAAACTATTGGCGTCTTAACCGTTCGCAAGAAGTTCTAG
- a CDS encoding gamma-glutamylcyclotransferase — protein MKEQLATMTLKVFVYGTLKPGESNYQYYCAAKVRSRSPAYVRGKLYSLPFGYPAIAEGDNKVTGFLLEFTDFNVLQDLDFLEGYGEDRDLELNEYYRLLVPVYELDSDRLLTNAWCYFMEESKIARFKGIAVASGWWSSE, from the coding sequence ATGAAAGAACAATTAGCAACAATGACTCTCAAGGTTTTTGTCTACGGCACTCTCAAACCAGGGGAAAGTAACTACCAGTATTATTGTGCGGCAAAAGTGCGATCGCGCTCTCCAGCTTATGTTAGGGGTAAATTATACAGCTTGCCTTTTGGCTACCCTGCGATCGCTGAAGGAGATAACAAAGTTACAGGTTTCTTACTGGAATTTACAGACTTTAATGTTTTACAAGATTTGGATTTTCTAGAAGGATATGGAGAAGATCGAGATTTAGAGCTAAATGAATATTACCGTTTGCTAGTTCCCGTTTACGAACTCGACAGCGATCGCTTGTTAACTAATGCCTGGTGTTATTTTATGGAAGAATCTAAGATTGCTCGATTTAAAGGTATTGCTGTAGCTTCTGGCTGGTGGAGTAGCGAGTAG
- a CDS encoding TMEM165/GDT1 family protein codes for MDWQLIGISFITVFLAEIGDKSQLAAIALGGSSKFPRAVFLGSTVALILASFLGVIAGGSVAQILPEKLLKALAAIGFAMMALKILWADNKIEE; via the coding sequence ATGGATTGGCAACTTATTGGAATTAGTTTTATTACCGTATTTTTAGCAGAAATTGGCGACAAAAGCCAGCTTGCAGCGATCGCTTTGGGCGGCAGTTCTAAATTTCCTCGCGCCGTTTTTTTAGGCTCTACGGTAGCGTTAATTTTAGCTAGTTTCTTAGGGGTAATCGCGGGTGGTAGCGTCGCGCAAATTCTACCTGAAAAATTACTCAAAGCTCTAGCGGCGATTGGCTTTGCTATGATGGCTTTAAAAATTTTGTGGGCTGATAACAAAATAGAAGAATAA
- the xth gene encoding exodeoxyribonuclease III: protein MKIATWNVNSIRTRQQIVIDWLQQHQVDVLCLQETKVQDKDFPRSPFEDLGYNLYISGQKSYNGVAIFSKMPLTEVSYGFSPIIGKETEFDLQKRVISGVVSDIRIVNLYVPNGSAIASEKYQYKLDWFKVLREYLQTLQAQTVEMCVCGDFNIAPEDKDIYTSKNRDTHIMSSPAEREALATILELGLQDAFRKFTSEPEHYSWWDYRAAGFVRNRGWRIDHHYLTSHLCDRAINCWIDIEPRKLDKPSDHAPVVVEID, encoded by the coding sequence ATGAAGATAGCCACTTGGAATGTTAACTCAATCCGCACCCGACAACAGATTGTAATTGATTGGCTACAGCAACATCAGGTAGATGTTCTCTGCTTGCAGGAAACTAAAGTGCAGGATAAAGATTTTCCGCGATCGCCTTTTGAAGATTTGGGCTATAACCTGTATATTTCGGGGCAAAAATCTTATAATGGCGTAGCTATATTTAGTAAAATGCCATTAACCGAGGTTAGCTATGGCTTTAGTCCAATAATTGGCAAGGAAACGGAATTCGATTTACAGAAGCGAGTAATTAGTGGCGTAGTTAGTGATATTCGTATTGTCAATCTCTATGTTCCCAACGGTTCGGCGATCGCCAGTGAAAAATATCAGTACAAATTAGACTGGTTTAAAGTTTTACGAGAATACCTTCAAACACTGCAAGCTCAAACTGTTGAAATGTGCGTTTGTGGCGATTTTAATATTGCTCCAGAAGATAAAGATATTTATACTTCTAAAAATAGAGACACTCACATTATGTCTTCTCCTGCCGAAAGAGAAGCACTGGCAACAATTCTCGAACTTGGCTTACAAGATGCCTTTCGCAAATTTACCAGCGAACCAGAACATTATAGCTGGTGGGACTATCGCGCTGCGGGTTTTGTCCGTAACCGAGGCTGGCGCATCGATCATCATTATTTAACTTCACATTTGTGCGATCGCGCCATTAACTGTTGGATCGATATCGAACCGAGAAAGTTAGACAAACCTAGCGATCATGCACCTGTAGTTGTAGAGATTGACTAA
- a CDS encoding carotenoid oxygenase family protein, with amino-acid sequence MVTATHPQAWSEAIARPATEFALTPLKVISGSIPEGLQGTLYRNGPARLSRGGDRVGHWFDGDGAVLAVHFEAAEASAVYRYVKTEGYLNEERQDSFIYPNYGMTAPGAFWNNWLKPVKNAANTSVLALPDKVLALWEGGLPHALNLEDLTTQGKDKLSGLSDKQSYSAHPKVDSQTEEIFNFGIGAGLNATLNLYRSDRTGKIQQQSTFDLKGLPLVHDFLLAGQYLVFFVSPVRVNLAAVTLGRNSFSDAMEWQPELGTEVLVFDRQTLSLVSRSEAEPWYQWHFTNGCVDNEGAIVTELVRYEDFQTNQYLQEVATGSTKTSAPGTLWQVKINPQTGEVVQNEQLLTDNCEFPVIDRNCVGKSWRYTYLTIQRDRDLVGKELFGAIARFDRETGNLSIADMGENCYASEPIYVSQPNSQSGWLLTVVYNGNEDSSEVRIYQSDRLTEEPCCRLALPSVIPHSFHGTWKDK; translated from the coding sequence ATGGTTACAGCTACTCATCCGCAAGCTTGGTCTGAGGCGATCGCCAGACCTGCTACAGAATTTGCTCTGACTCCTCTTAAAGTTATCTCAGGCTCAATTCCTGAAGGACTACAGGGAACTTTATATCGTAATGGTCCCGCTCGTCTCTCTAGAGGTGGCGATCGCGTGGGACATTGGTTTGATGGAGATGGTGCGGTATTAGCGGTTCATTTTGAGGCAGCAGAAGCAAGCGCAGTTTATCGCTACGTCAAAACCGAAGGATACCTAAACGAAGAACGCCAAGATAGCTTTATCTATCCCAACTATGGCATGACTGCCCCTGGAGCATTTTGGAATAATTGGCTCAAACCAGTTAAAAATGCGGCAAACACTTCAGTTTTAGCATTGCCAGATAAAGTTTTGGCTTTATGGGAAGGAGGATTGCCTCATGCTTTAAATTTAGAAGATTTAACAACTCAGGGTAAAGATAAGCTATCTGGTTTGTCAGATAAGCAGTCTTATTCGGCACATCCTAAAGTAGATTCTCAGACGGAAGAAATATTTAACTTTGGTATTGGTGCGGGGTTAAATGCAACGTTAAATCTCTATCGCAGCGATCGCACTGGTAAAATTCAGCAGCAAAGTACATTCGATCTTAAAGGTTTGCCTTTAGTGCATGACTTTTTACTGGCAGGACAGTATTTAGTCTTTTTTGTTTCTCCAGTGCGAGTAAATCTAGCAGCAGTAACTTTGGGGCGCAATAGCTTTAGCGATGCTATGGAATGGCAGCCAGAACTCGGTACGGAAGTTTTAGTATTCGATCGCCAGACACTAAGTTTAGTTAGTAGAAGCGAAGCAGAACCTTGGTATCAGTGGCATTTTACCAATGGTTGTGTAGACAACGAAGGCGCGATTGTTACCGAACTAGTTCGCTATGAAGATTTTCAAACTAATCAATATTTGCAAGAAGTAGCAACGGGTAGCACGAAAACTTCTGCGCCAGGAACTTTATGGCAGGTAAAAATTAATCCTCAAACTGGAGAAGTTGTACAAAACGAACAGCTACTCACCGATAACTGCGAATTTCCCGTAATCGATCGCAACTGCGTTGGTAAGTCATGGCGTTATACCTATCTAACTATTCAGCGCGATCGCGATTTAGTCGGTAAAGAATTATTTGGCGCGATCGCTCGTTTCGACCGTGAAACAGGTAATTTGTCTATTGCAGACATGGGAGAAAACTGTTACGCTTCCGAACCTATATATGTTTCTCAGCCTAATTCTCAATCGGGTTGGCTATTAACGGTGGTTTATAACGGTAACGAAGACTCTAGCGAAGTAAGAATTTATCAAAGCGATCGCTTGACTGAAGAACCCTGTTGCCGTCTGGCTTTACCCAGTGTGATTCCTCATAGCTTTCATGGCACATGGAAAGATAAATAA
- a CDS encoding alpha-hydroxy acid oxidase translates to MNRPINLFEYEVTAKQHLEPMALEYYQSGALDEITLRENRLAINRYRLRPRMLVDVSQRDLATKLLGQTLNVPILIAPMAFQCLANSEGEIATAKAAAISNVVMVLSTLSTKSLEAVAAQRQNTPQWFQLYIHRDRSLTETLVRRAEAAGYEALCLTVDAPMLGKRESDRRNQFTLPKTMELANLSMSNLAIPQTSQESGLFAYFAQQIDPSVTWKDLEWLQSITSLPVLVKGILRSDDSLKAYEHGAKGIIVSNHGGRQLDGAIATFEALTEIVETVGDKIEILVDGGIRRGTDILKALALGAKAVLVGRPILWGLAVEGMKGVAHVLQLLIEELDLAMALCGCASIEDIEPSLVKINY, encoded by the coding sequence TTGAACAGACCAATTAATCTATTTGAATACGAGGTCACTGCCAAACAGCATTTAGAGCCAATGGCTCTCGAATATTACCAGAGTGGTGCTTTGGATGAAATTACTTTGAGAGAAAATCGTTTAGCCATCAATCGCTATCGACTTCGCCCCAGAATGTTAGTCGATGTAAGTCAGCGCGATTTAGCCACCAAACTCTTAGGACAAACTCTAAACGTACCCATTCTCATTGCACCGATGGCTTTTCAGTGTTTAGCCAATTCAGAAGGTGAAATTGCCACCGCCAAAGCTGCCGCTATTAGCAACGTGGTAATGGTACTTAGTACACTTTCAACTAAAAGTTTAGAAGCGGTTGCTGCCCAAAGACAGAATACCCCTCAATGGTTTCAACTCTATATTCATCGCGATCGCTCTCTTACTGAAACCCTGGTACGACGAGCCGAAGCTGCTGGATATGAGGCTTTATGTTTGACCGTAGATGCCCCTATGTTAGGCAAAAGAGAAAGCGATCGCCGCAATCAGTTTACTTTACCTAAGACAATGGAACTCGCCAATCTTTCCATGTCCAATTTGGCTATTCCTCAAACGTCACAAGAGTCGGGGTTGTTTGCTTATTTTGCCCAACAGATAGATCCGAGCGTTACCTGGAAGGATTTAGAGTGGTTGCAGTCGATTACCTCTTTACCCGTGCTAGTGAAAGGAATTTTACGGAGCGATGACAGTCTAAAAGCTTACGAACATGGAGCCAAGGGCATCATTGTTTCCAATCATGGAGGAAGGCAATTGGATGGAGCAATTGCAACTTTTGAAGCACTTACAGAAATTGTAGAGACAGTAGGGGACAAAATCGAGATTTTAGTTGATGGCGGGATTCGTCGGGGAACAGATATTCTTAAAGCTTTGGCATTGGGCGCGAAGGCAGTATTAGTCGGTCGTCCAATTTTGTGGGGTTTAGCTGTGGAGGGAATGAAGGGAGTCGCTCACGTGTTGCAGTTGTTGATAGAGGAATTAGATTTGGCAATGGCTTTATGTGGCTGTGCTTCGATTGAAGACATCGAACCTAGTTTAGTAAAAATAAACTATTAG
- a CDS encoding DUF2358 domain-containing protein produces MLESVYQSRVDKAIETLRAELPTLFVKDLSYDIYTQDIFFQDPVNTFKGKFNYRIIFWTLRFHGRLFFTSLYFDLHDIEQTANTIITGNWTVRGTLRVPWKARILFNGTSTYRLTPEGLIYEHIDTWDRKPKEILKQFFRSEKAENEKPKLSTSDCR; encoded by the coding sequence TTGCTAGAAAGCGTCTATCAGTCGCGAGTCGATAAAGCAATTGAGACACTTAGAGCCGAATTACCAACTCTATTTGTCAAAGATCTTTCTTACGATATTTATACTCAAGATATTTTTTTTCAAGATCCAGTCAATACCTTCAAAGGGAAGTTCAACTATCGTATTATCTTCTGGACATTGAGATTTCACGGCAGGTTGTTTTTTACCTCGCTATATTTTGACTTGCACGACATCGAGCAGACTGCAAACACCATAATTACAGGTAATTGGACAGTGCGTGGTACTTTAAGGGTACCCTGGAAAGCGCGTATCTTGTTTAATGGCACTTCTACCTACAGGCTGACACCAGAAGGATTAATCTACGAGCATATTGATACCTGGGATCGTAAACCAAAAGAAATTCTCAAACAGTTTTTTCGTAGTGAGAAAGCAGAAAATGAAAAACCGAAGCTTTCCACGAGCGATTGCCGCTAG
- a CDS encoding filamentous hemagglutinin N-terminal domain-containing protein, giving the protein MVGYKRLGFGLLISSWTSCLTTPVLAQITPDSSLGNENSTVIPNASVKDAIADLIEGGAIRGNNLFHSFEQFNVSDGNSVYFASPDGIANILTRVTGDNISEIFGTLGVDGTANLFLLNPNGIVFGENAALDVNGSFFATTADSFVFKNGFEYSATNADAPPLLTVNIPIGLQMGDNPGQIRVIDSGHSIVRQNDFAPFINLDNSKGLRLKPDSTLTLIGGKISLEGGNILAPNGQIQLASIAKGKIRLNATDTNNWTLDYSEAEKFQNINLLQKALVDVSGISSGSIQLRGADIILTEGSVISSNSLKADSANKIDVKFDNLQVIGVDVPTLTRSGIVSIALDSGKNAEIFLEGNNLLVANGGIIGSFSFSQIPNQAGDVNLEVSDLVSVDGLVPADSVLPSSIITANFGQGNAGNLNLNSSRIEVLAAGTISSLAFGSGKGGNVTVRATESIAVKGIDFNTFIPSLIGSNTVSIGDAGNLQIDTAKLIVSDGGRLDSSTYAKGSAGNVNINASESIEIFETSPNFTEPSVITSAARVVNPVLQQIFSLPPIPGGDGGSLSVKTPQLEVANGAQISVRNDGLGDAGSLSIDADSILLEAAGGVTASTKSGNGGNINLQVADTLLLRDRGFISAEAKGTGNGGNIHIDAGTITPIGKSSIVANALKGNGGNIKITTKGLFVAANSAISASSELGLDGTVDVRAISIDDRHLEIFTPPETPIDPDLYLDRGCEMAEDSYFVNVGRGSRIANPLNNVAGFDDLLPDLGTNKSDLNFSLEQTLDFSRTPSFGKGDNSSVVEAQTWILNRQGNVELVTVSGQNFLALNSNDFDCSGQQKHQVLKSN; this is encoded by the coding sequence ATGGTGGGCTATAAACGCCTCGGTTTCGGATTGCTAATATCTAGTTGGACAAGTTGTCTGACTACTCCTGTTTTGGCTCAAATTACACCAGATAGTAGTTTGGGCAATGAAAACTCTACAGTTATTCCTAATGCTTCGGTAAAAGATGCCATAGCCGATTTGATTGAAGGTGGCGCAATTCGAGGAAATAACTTATTTCATTCTTTCGAGCAATTTAACGTCTCTGATGGAAATAGCGTTTATTTTGCTTCTCCCGATGGTATTGCTAATATTCTGACTCGCGTTACGGGTGACAATATTTCTGAGATTTTCGGCACTTTGGGAGTAGATGGAACGGCTAATTTATTTTTACTCAATCCCAACGGCATCGTCTTTGGCGAAAATGCCGCTTTAGATGTCAATGGTTCGTTTTTTGCTACTACTGCTGACAGTTTCGTTTTTAAAAACGGTTTTGAATATAGTGCTACGAATGCCGATGCACCACCGCTATTAACAGTTAATATTCCGATTGGTTTGCAAATGGGGGATAACCCAGGGCAAATTAGAGTAATAGATTCTGGTCACAGTATTGTCAGACAAAACGATTTTGCTCCTTTTATCAATCTCGATAACTCAAAGGGCTTAAGACTAAAACCCGATAGCACCCTAACCTTAATTGGTGGCAAGATTTCTTTAGAAGGAGGCAATATACTCGCACCAAACGGGCAAATTCAATTAGCTAGTATTGCTAAAGGAAAAATTAGGTTAAATGCTACCGATACTAATAATTGGACGCTCGACTACTCAGAAGCAGAAAAATTTCAAAACATCAACTTATTGCAAAAGGCATTGGTCGATGTATCGGGGATAAGTTCTGGTTCTATTCAATTACGTGGAGCAGACATAATTCTTACAGAAGGTTCGGTAATTTCTAGCAATAGCTTAAAAGCCGACTCTGCAAACAAGATCGATGTTAAATTCGATAACTTACAAGTAATAGGTGTAGATGTTCCTACATTAACTCGCAGCGGTATAGTTAGTATTGCATTGGATTCGGGCAAAAATGCCGAGATCTTTTTGGAAGGTAATAATCTGTTAGTTGCTAATGGCGGTATAATCGGCTCTTTTTCTTTCAGTCAAATACCTAATCAAGCTGGTGACGTTAATCTTGAAGTAAGCGACCTGGTAAGCGTCGATGGCTTAGTTCCTGCTGATTCTGTCTTACCCAGTAGTATTATTACGGCTAATTTCGGGCAAGGAAATGCAGGAAACTTAAACTTAAATAGTAGTCGCATTGAAGTTTTAGCAGCAGGAACTATTTCTTCTTTAGCTTTTGGCAGTGGAAAAGGAGGGAATGTAACTGTCAGGGCTACTGAATCTATAGCCGTTAAAGGTATAGATTTTAATACTTTTATTCCCAGTCTAATTGGCTCTAACACCGTAAGCATCGGCGACGCAGGAAATTTACAGATCGATACAGCTAAGTTAATTGTTAGTGACGGAGGCAGATTGGACTCTAGCACTTATGCTAAAGGTAGTGCGGGAAACGTAAATATTAACGCCTCAGAGTCTATTGAAATTTTTGAAACCTCGCCCAATTTTACAGAACCTAGCGTCATTACCTCTGCTGCTAGAGTTGTCAATCCAGTTTTGCAGCAGATTTTTAGCCTTCCACCTATTCCTGGTGGTGATGGTGGCAGTTTGAGCGTTAAAACTCCTCAACTAGAAGTCGCTAACGGCGCACAAATTTCAGTAAGGAATGATGGTTTAGGAGATGCTGGTAGTTTAAGTATAGATGCTGACTCAATTTTGCTCGAAGCAGCAGGAGGTGTTACTGCCTCTACAAAATCGGGTAATGGTGGCAATATTAATTTACAAGTGGCAGATACATTATTATTGCGCGATCGCGGCTTTATTTCTGCTGAAGCTAAAGGAACTGGTAACGGAGGGAATATTCATATTGATGCTGGTACTATTACTCCAATTGGTAAAAGCTCAATAGTTGCTAATGCTCTAAAAGGAAATGGTGGAAATATTAAAATCACCACTAAAGGTTTATTCGTTGCTGCCAATAGCGCGATTAGTGCGAGTTCGGAGTTAGGTTTAGATGGTACGGTTGATGTCAGAGCTATTAGCATTGACGATCGCCATCTAGAAATATTCACACCTCCAGAAACTCCCATCGATCCCGACCTCTATTTAGATCGAGGATGTGAGATGGCAGAAGATAGCTATTTTGTTAATGTCGGTCGTGGTAGTAGAATTGCTAACCCTTTAAACAATGTTGCTGGTTTCGATGATTTGTTACCCGATCTGGGTACTAACAAGTCCGATCTTAATTTTTCCTTGGAGCAAACGCTAGATTTTAGTAGAACTCCTTCTTTCGGTAAGGGCGATAATTCTTCTGTTGTTGAAGCTCAAACCTGGATCTTGAACCGACAAGGAAACGTGGAACTAGTTACTGTTTCGGGTCAAAATTTTCTCGCTCTCAACAGCAACGATTTTGATTGTAGCGGACAACAAAAGCATCAAGTACTTAAGTCAAACTAA
- a CDS encoding TMEM165/GDT1 family protein: MTLMPSDRSIDTVNNLEIAAPSEVSQKKVSQKKQYSFWAVFSSTFITIFLAEMGDKTQLVTLLMSAESQSPWIVFIGAALALISTSLLGVLIGYWLAKRLSPQTLDIAVAILLLFITGWLIGDVVGA, translated from the coding sequence ATGACTTTAATGCCTAGCGATCGCAGTATCGACACAGTTAATAATCTTGAAATAGCTGCACCTTCAGAGGTAAGCCAAAAAAAGGTAAGCCAAAAAAAACAGTATAGCTTTTGGGCGGTTTTTAGCTCTACTTTTATTACTATTTTTCTTGCCGAAATGGGAGATAAAACTCAACTGGTAACTTTACTAATGAGTGCCGAGTCTCAATCTCCCTGGATTGTTTTTATTGGTGCGGCTTTGGCTTTAATTTCTACCAGTCTATTAGGAGTTTTAATTGGATACTGGCTGGCTAAAAGACTTTCACCTCAAACTCTCGATATAGCTGTGGCAATACTACTCTTGTTTATTACTGGTTGGCTGATTGGCGATGTTGTAGGAGCGTAA